The genomic stretch AGGGGATGGAATGTTTCATATAGCAAGTCCGGAGGAGATAAAAAGGGGCGACATTACTGATATATATTTTTTAAGAACCCGAGAGATTCTTAAAAAAGAGAATATATCTAAAAGGGTAGCCGTTGAGTTTACAGTTAAATCATTGCCTCAAGGGTATGCCTGGGGTCTCTTTAGCGGTTTAGAGGAGGTTTTTGAGGTAGTTACTGAAATAAAAAATATAGATGTTTACTCTGTTAAAGAAGGAACGTTCTTTGGGGCTAATGAGCCTGTTATGAGGATTGAGGGCAGGTATGAAGATTTCGGACTCTATGAGACTGCGCTTCTGGGGCTTCTCTGTCAGGCTTCGGGGGTTGCGACCAAAGCTGCGCGCTGTAAGATTGCTGCTTTAGGTAAGCCTATCTATAGTTTTGGAGCCAGAAGGGTCCATCCTGCCATTGCTCCGATGGTAGAGAGGAATGCCTATCTTGGAGGGTGTGACGGCGTTGCCTGCACTAAAAGCGCTGCAATTTTAGGTTTAGAGGCTGTTGGAACCATACCCCATGCTTTAATATTGCTTTTCGGTGATACGGTTAAAGCGGTTGAAGCATTTGATAGGGTTATCGATAGTGATATAAAACGGATTGCATTAATAGATACTTTCAATGATGAGAAGTTCGAGGCTTTAAATGTGGCGGAAGCGTTAAAAGAGAATCTTTTTGGGGTAAGACTGGATACCCCGGCCTCTCGCAGGGGAGATTTCATAGAGATCTTAAAAGAGGTAAGATGGGAGCTTGAGTTAAGGGGATTTAAAGATATCAAGATACTGGTAAGCGGCGGAATAGATGAGAATAAGATTAAGGAGTTAAATCCTTATGTGGATGCTTATGGAGTCGGGACTTCTATAAGCAATGCTCCTGTCTTAGATTTTGCAATGGATATAGTAGAGATAGATGGAGAGCCGATGGCAAAAAGGGGTAAACGTTCCGGAGTAAAGAGGCTTTTCAGATGTCCGGATTGTTTCTCAAGGACTGTTGAGCCTTTAAGCGTTATTAGCCGGAAGTGCAGCTGTAGTAATGATATGGAAGATATATTAGAGCTTTTGATAAAAGATGGTAAACCCGTTCTTAAGTTGAGTGATATAGCCAAGAGCAGAGAGTATGTTTTAAGCCAGTTTGATTATTTTAAAGAGAGTCTATAGATGATTATAACGGAACAGAAAAATTTTGATCAGATCAGCGGGTATCTCAAAAAAGATGAGAAAATATTCATAGTCGGCTGCGGAGAATGCTCTACTATCTGTAAGACTGGCGGAGAGAAAGAGGTTTTGGAGATTAAAAAAAGGTTAGAAAATTCGGGTTTTATTGTGACCGGCTATGCAGTGCCTCAAGCACCTTGCATAGCTGCAGAACTTAAACGTTCTCTCTCAAAATATAGCGCAGAGATAAGAGAGTCAGACTCCTATCTTCTCTTAAGCTGCGGGTTAGGAGTACAGTCACTAATCGAGAATGCAAACATTGATTTAGATGTCCATGTCGGCTGCAATACTCTCTTTGCCGGTACGGTCTCTCCTGATTCCAGGGTCTTCTTTGAGTCCTGCTCTGCTTGCGGGGACTGTATCTTAGAGTATACCGCAGGCATATGTCCGTTGACGCAATGTCCTAAAGGAATATTAAACGGACCTTGCGGCGGCATGGAAGAGGGCAGGTGTGAGATAGATAAAGAGAGAGACTGCGTCTGGGTTACCATCTATAGGAGATTGGAAGAGAAGGGGAAGATAGAGTTATTTGAAAGATTCTATGAGGCAAAAGATTTTTCAAAGCATAGAAAGCCTATGCGTAGAATTTTGGAATAAATGATTATGGACAAAGAAAAAATAGAGAAAGCTGTAAGAGATATTTTAGCTGCTGTTGGGGATGATCCTCAGAGAGAAGATCTTAAGAAAACCCCCCAGAGAGTGGCTCAGATGTATGAAGAGATTCTATCCGGAATAGATAAGGATCCTGCTAAAGAACTGGAGATTTTTTTAGAGCATAGCCATGAGGAGATAGTCTTGGTTAAGGATATCCCGCTCTATTCTATCTGCGAGCATCATCTGCTTCCTTTTGTGGGCAAGGCTCACGTTGCCTATATACCTAAAGATAATCGGGTAACGGGTTTGAGCAAACTTGTAAGAGTGGTTGATATTCTTGCAAAGCGTTTGCAGGTTCAAGAGAGGCTGACTACTCAGGTGGCTGAGGTAATAATGAAAAGACTTAGACCCCAGGGCTGTATGGTAGTTATTGAGGCCGAACATCAATGTATGAGTATGAGAGGAGTTAAAAAACCGGGGACAACAACCGTCACATCGGCTGTGCGGGGTGTTTTTAAAGATAATCAGAAGACAAGGGCCGAGGCGTTAGATTTAATTTTAAGATGAAAGAATATTCTATTTTTCTGTTAGAGCCTGATGCATTGCTCCGAGAAGCTTTCTTAGGAGTGCTTGAAGATAAGGGTTATCCAGTATATTCGTTTGCAAATCCTTGGGAGTCGTTCTCTTTTATCAAAAAGATAAAATTTCAGATAGCTATTATTGACTCTGAATTACAGGGATTTAGTAGAGAGGAATTAATACGGGAGATTAATAATGTATATCCTCTAACATCAATAATAATCTTAACTTCTGAGCCGGAGAGGGAAGAGTTAATCTCTTTCCTGAATTATGATGTTGCATCTATTCTCTTAAAACCTATAAATATGGCAGAGCTTGATCAAGCTTTGAGGAAAGCTGTGGCTAAGTTTCAGAAGAATAGCGAAGCTCAGAGGTTGAAAGCGGAACTAGAGAGAGCAAAAGAAGAGAGAGAACAGCTCGAGATATCTTTGAAGAATACAGCTTCCCGTCTTCCCCTTGCTCTGTTATCCCGGTCCATGGTGCATGAATTTAAGAACATACTTACTACGATAAATATCTCAGCTAACTTTGTAAAAAAAAGTATTGTTGCCGGCAGCGTGAAGATAGATAAGCATCTCTCTCTTATTGAGAGCTCTATTCAGTCTGCCGACGGCCTATTACTCAGGCTTTTGGGTATAAGTAAAAAGAGAGAAGAGAGATTTAAGTTAAAAGATTTTGTTGATACGACCATTGAGATGTTAGAGCCGGAGCTGAATAGATCGGGTATAAGAGTAGTGAAAAACTTTGACTTAATAGTTCCGGAGCTGATTTTAGACTCTTCTAAGCTTAGGCAAGTTATGATAAATATAATCCTTAATGCTCAAGAAGCGATGGCTGGCGGCGGGCAGTTAACTATAAAAGTGTATAGAGAAGATAGAGATAAGGATAATTTTGCAGTTATAGAAATATCCGATAGCGGTTCTGGTATTTCAAGCTCTGGGATGGATAATCTGTTTCTGCTTAACTATACGACAAAAGAGGAAGGTAATGGTATAGGATTATATATATCCAAAAAGATAATCGAAGGTATGGGCGGCAGCATCGGGGTGGAATCTGTTTTAAATAAGGGCAGTAGTTTTAAGGTCGTATTGCCTTTAGGAGAGAGGACAGGAGATACTTTAGGAGTGGTTAGATGAAGATACCCAAAGGCAGAATATTATTAGTGGATGACGATAGAGGGTTGCTGGAGAGCATATCTGATTTCTTAAGCCTTGAAGATTTTAATGTCGAAACAGTTAATGAAGGCCAGAAAGCTGTTACTGCTATCAAAGACGGTGATTTTGATCTTGTGATAACGGATATAAAGATGCCCGGCTTGAGCGGTTTAGAAGTTTTAAAAAAAGCCCGGGAGATAGATCCGGAACTGCCTGTCATAATAATGACAGGGTTTGCATCCCTGGAGACAGCGATTGAAGCAGTGAGAGACGGGGCCTATGAATATATGACAAAGCCGTTTGATATGGATAAGTTTTTAAATGTTGTAACCCGGGCCGTTAAGCAGAGAAAACTTGCGACGGAGAATAAAGAGCTGGTCAATAATCTGATTGATTTAGACAGACAGCTTGAATCCAGGCTTAGTCAGATATTTGC from Candidatus Kaelpia imicola encodes the following:
- a CDS encoding methylenetetrahydrofolate reductase C-terminal domain-containing protein, with the translated sequence MIITEQKNFDQISGYLKKDEKIFIVGCGECSTICKTGGEKEVLEIKKRLENSGFIVTGYAVPQAPCIAAELKRSLSKYSAEIRESDSYLLLSCGLGVQSLIENANIDLDVHVGCNTLFAGTVSPDSRVFFESCSACGDCILEYTAGICPLTQCPKGILNGPCGGMEEGRCEIDKERDCVWVTIYRRLEEKGKIELFERFYEAKDFSKHRKPMRRILE
- a CDS encoding nicotinate phosphoribosyltransferase, producing the protein MFHIASPEEIKRGDITDIYFLRTREILKKENISKRVAVEFTVKSLPQGYAWGLFSGLEEVFEVVTEIKNIDVYSVKEGTFFGANEPVMRIEGRYEDFGLYETALLGLLCQASGVATKAARCKIAALGKPIYSFGARRVHPAIAPMVERNAYLGGCDGVACTKSAAILGLEAVGTIPHALILLFGDTVKAVEAFDRVIDSDIKRIALIDTFNDEKFEALNVAEALKENLFGVRLDTPASRRGDFIEILKEVRWELELRGFKDIKILVSGGIDENKIKELNPYVDAYGVGTSISNAPVLDFAMDIVEIDGEPMAKRGKRSGVKRLFRCPDCFSRTVEPLSVISRKCSCSNDMEDILELLIKDGKPVLKLSDIAKSREYVLSQFDYFKESL
- the folE gene encoding GTP cyclohydrolase I FolE; the encoded protein is MMDKEKIEKAVRDILAAVGDDPQREDLKKTPQRVAQMYEEILSGIDKDPAKELEIFLEHSHEEIVLVKDIPLYSICEHHLLPFVGKAHVAYIPKDNRVTGLSKLVRVVDILAKRLQVQERLTTQVAEVIMKRLRPQGCMVVIEAEHQCMSMRGVKKPGTTTVTSAVRGVFKDNQKTRAEALDLILR
- a CDS encoding ATP-binding protein, with amino-acid sequence MKEYSIFLLEPDALLREAFLGVLEDKGYPVYSFANPWESFSFIKKIKFQIAIIDSELQGFSREELIREINNVYPLTSIIILTSEPEREELISFLNYDVASILLKPINMAELDQALRKAVAKFQKNSEAQRLKAELERAKEEREQLEISLKNTASRLPLALLSRSMVHEFKNILTTINISANFVKKSIVAGSVKIDKHLSLIESSIQSADGLLLRLLGISKKREERFKLKDFVDTTIEMLEPELNRSGIRVVKNFDLIVPELILDSSKLRQVMINIILNAQEAMAGGGQLTIKVYREDRDKDNFAVIEISDSGSGISSSGMDNLFLLNYTTKEEGNGIGLYISKKIIEGMGGSIGVESVLNKGSSFKVVLPLGERTGDTLGVVR